From the Brassica napus cultivar Da-Ae chromosome A8, Da-Ae, whole genome shotgun sequence genome, one window contains:
- the LOC106359646 gene encoding potassium channel KAT2-like isoform X2 → MLNFFLTKLYLPFLHFTLRCAFSFNTIYITFAEEEAPQTLSISCTRNFLERFCVEEYNMDSMKHNSFLSADLLPSLGASTNQSTKLRKHIVSPFDPRFRAWEMWLVILVIYSAWICPFEFAFITYKKHALFIVDNIVNGFFAIDIILTFFVANVDSHSYILVDNPKKIAMRYLSTWFVFDVCSTAPFKSLSLLFNYKGSQIGFTVLSMLRLWRLRRVSLLFARLEKDIRFNYFWTRCTKLILVTLFAVHYAGCFNYLIADLYPNRRKTWIGAVYPNFKEASLWSRYVTSIYWSVTTLTTTGYGDLHAENPREMFFSVLYVLFNLGFTSYLIGNMTNLVVHWSSHTKTFRDTLRSVSEFASRNQLPPNIQDKMLSHISLDFKSEGLKQEETLNGLRKATRSSIANYLYLHIAQNVYLFQGVSHNFLFQLVSDIDAEYFPPREDVIVQNESHTDLYILVSGAVEFSAYIDGENQIQGKAVVGDAFGEIGVLCYTPQPFTVRTTELCQILRVHKKSLISAMRAHIEDGRTIKNNLFMKLRGQQSIAIDAAKNQPYFLLHKWLGGGLKRGEGNASDQGKGHKYLQLDDSENIDLELTKWMDSRKDGSSETRRGQEHKIKIAEEEKPNKYIDEKSFSNADVASFKLTYPHCRFKPSKQEPAKPEEKKVTIHLKSQGKYLPKLIFLPDSKVELLRLAGKIIYFLMRSFKKLTRIYKSKDLIRTQRLFQKEFLILNV, encoded by the exons atgctgaatttttttttaacaaaattgtaTCTTCCATTTTTACACTTCACTCTAAGGTGCGCTTTCAGTTTCAACACGATATATATAACCTTTGCTGAAGAGGAAGCACCTCAAACATTGTCAATCTCTTGCACTAGAAACTTCTTGGAAAGATTCTGCGTCGAAGAATACAATATGGACTCGATGAAACACAACAGTTTCCTCTCTGCTGATCTGTTGCCATCTCTTGGAGCAAGCACAAACCAATCAACCAAGCTTCGTAAACACATAGTTTCTCCTTTCGATCCACGTTTCAG GGCATGGGAGATGTGGCTAGTCATTCTTGTGATCTATTCAGCTTGGATTTGTCCTTTTGAGTTCGCCTTCATCACCTACAAGAAACATGCGCTTTTCATTGTAGATAACATTGTCAATGGTTTCTTTGCCATTGATATCATTCTTACCTTCTTCGTCGCTAATGTAGACAGCCACTCTTATATTCTAGTCGATAATCCTAAAAAAATAGCTATGAg GTACCTTTCTACTTGGTTTGTCTTTGATGTCTGCTCCACAGCTCCGTTTAAGTCATTGAGTCTTCTGTTCAACTACAAGGGAAGCCAAATAGGATTCACAGTTCTTAGCATGCTCAGGCTATGGCGTCTCAGACGAGTTAGCTTACTGTTTGCAAG ACTCGAGAAAGATATCCGCTTCAACTACTTCTGGACACGATGCACAAAACTCATTTTG GTCACTTTGTTTGCAGTACATTATGCTGGATGCTTCAACTACCTCATTGCAGATCTATATCCTAATCGAAGAAAAACATGGATTGGAGCTGTGTACCCAAATTTCAAGGAAGCAAGCTTATGGAGTAGATATGTGACTTCTATTTACTGGTCAGTTACTACATTAACAACAACAGGATATGGCGACTTACATGCTGAGAATCCAAGAGAGATGTTTTTCAGTGTCTTGTACGTGCTCTTCAACCTCGGTTTCACATCTTACCTGATTGGAAATATGACCAACCTTGTGGTTCACTGGTCTAGCCACACCAAAACCTTT AGAGATACTCTTAGATCTGTTTCAGAGTTTGCATCAAGAAACCAACTCCCACCAAACATACAGGACAAGATGTTATCACACATCTCCTTAGATTTCAAATCAGAAGGTCTCAAACAAGAAGAGACGCTGAATGGTTTGCGCAAAGCAACTCGGTCAAGCATTGCAAACTATCTCTACCTCCATATTGCTCAGAACGTTTACCTCTTCCAAGGAGTTTCTCATAACTTCCTCTTTCAGTtg GTTTCAGATATCGATGCTGAGTACTTCCCACCCAGAGAAGATGTAATTGTACAGAACGAATCTCATACTGATCTTTACATTCTTGTCTCAGGGGCAGTG GAATTTAGTGCTTACATTGACGGTGAAAATCAG ATACAAGGGAAAGCAGTTGTTGGAGATGCATTTGGAGAGATTGGTGTTTTATGCTATACACCACAACCTTTCACTGTTAGGACAACAGAACTATGTCAAATACTACGTGTACACAAAAAATCTCTCATTAGTGCTATGAGAGCTCATATTGAAGATGGACGTACCATAAAGAACAACCTCTTTATG AAACTTAGAGGGCAACAGTCAATAGCAATTGATGCTGCAAAAAACCAACCATACTTCCTCCTCCATAAGTGGCTTGGTGGTGGTCTAAAGAGAGGTGAAGGAAATGCAAGTGATCAAGGAAAAGGACACAAATATTTACAACTGGATGACTCAGAAAACATTGATTTGGAATTAACCAAATGGATGGATTCAAGAAAAGATGGTTCTAGTGAAACGAGAAGAGGTCAAGAACATAAGATAAAGATAGCGGAAGAGGAAAAACCAAACAAATATATTGATGAGAAAAGTTTCTCTAATGCAGATGTTGCCTCATTTAAATTAACATATCCACATTGCAGATTCAAACCTAGTAAACAAGAACCCGCAAAGCCGGAAGAAAAGAAAGTTACCATCCACTTGAAGTCACAAGGAAAATATTTGCCAAAGCTGATATTCTTACCTGATTCCAAAGTAGAGCTTCTAAGACTTGCAGGTAAGATAATTTACTTCTTAATGCGAAGTTTCAAGAAATTAACAAGAATTTACAAAAGTAAAGACTTAATAAGAACCCAAAGACTTTTCCAAAAGGAATTTCTAATATTAAATGTGTAA
- the LOC106359646 gene encoding potassium channel KAT2-like isoform X1: MLNFFLTKLYLPFLHFTLRCAFSFNTIYITFAEEEAPQTLSISCTRNFLERFCVEEYNMDSMKHNSFLSADLLPSLGASTNQSTKLRKHIVSPFDPRFRAWEMWLVILVIYSAWICPFEFAFITYKKHALFIVDNIVNGFFAIDIILTFFVANVDSHSYILVDNPKKIAMRYLSTWFVFDVCSTAPFKSLSLLFNYKGSQIGFTVLSMLRLWRLRRVSLLFARLEKDIRFNYFWTRCTKLILVTLFAVHYAGCFNYLIADLYPNRRKTWIGAVYPNFKEASLWSRYVTSIYWSVTTLTTTGYGDLHAENPREMFFSVLYVLFNLGFTSYLIGNMTNLVVHWSSHTKTFRDTLRSVSEFASRNQLPPNIQDKMLSHISLDFKSEGLKQEETLNGLRKATRSSIANYLYLHIAQNVYLFQGVSHNFLFQLVQKKFHLSTFSCSFLFSNVSCYIVPKKVSDIDAEYFPPREDVIVQNESHTDLYILVSGAVEFSAYIDGENQIQGKAVVGDAFGEIGVLCYTPQPFTVRTTELCQILRVHKKSLISAMRAHIEDGRTIKNNLFMKLRGQQSIAIDAAKNQPYFLLHKWLGGGLKRGEGNASDQGKGHKYLQLDDSENIDLELTKWMDSRKDGSSETRRGQEHKIKIAEEEKPNKYIDEKSFSNADVASFKLTYPHCRFKPSKQEPAKPEEKKVTIHLKSQGKYLPKLIFLPDSKVELLRLAGEKFGKQSFTVVTNAENVEIDDVDVIRDGEHLFFYYQ, translated from the exons atgctgaatttttttttaacaaaattgtaTCTTCCATTTTTACACTTCACTCTAAGGTGCGCTTTCAGTTTCAACACGATATATATAACCTTTGCTGAAGAGGAAGCACCTCAAACATTGTCAATCTCTTGCACTAGAAACTTCTTGGAAAGATTCTGCGTCGAAGAATACAATATGGACTCGATGAAACACAACAGTTTCCTCTCTGCTGATCTGTTGCCATCTCTTGGAGCAAGCACAAACCAATCAACCAAGCTTCGTAAACACATAGTTTCTCCTTTCGATCCACGTTTCAG GGCATGGGAGATGTGGCTAGTCATTCTTGTGATCTATTCAGCTTGGATTTGTCCTTTTGAGTTCGCCTTCATCACCTACAAGAAACATGCGCTTTTCATTGTAGATAACATTGTCAATGGTTTCTTTGCCATTGATATCATTCTTACCTTCTTCGTCGCTAATGTAGACAGCCACTCTTATATTCTAGTCGATAATCCTAAAAAAATAGCTATGAg GTACCTTTCTACTTGGTTTGTCTTTGATGTCTGCTCCACAGCTCCGTTTAAGTCATTGAGTCTTCTGTTCAACTACAAGGGAAGCCAAATAGGATTCACAGTTCTTAGCATGCTCAGGCTATGGCGTCTCAGACGAGTTAGCTTACTGTTTGCAAG ACTCGAGAAAGATATCCGCTTCAACTACTTCTGGACACGATGCACAAAACTCATTTTG GTCACTTTGTTTGCAGTACATTATGCTGGATGCTTCAACTACCTCATTGCAGATCTATATCCTAATCGAAGAAAAACATGGATTGGAGCTGTGTACCCAAATTTCAAGGAAGCAAGCTTATGGAGTAGATATGTGACTTCTATTTACTGGTCAGTTACTACATTAACAACAACAGGATATGGCGACTTACATGCTGAGAATCCAAGAGAGATGTTTTTCAGTGTCTTGTACGTGCTCTTCAACCTCGGTTTCACATCTTACCTGATTGGAAATATGACCAACCTTGTGGTTCACTGGTCTAGCCACACCAAAACCTTT AGAGATACTCTTAGATCTGTTTCAGAGTTTGCATCAAGAAACCAACTCCCACCAAACATACAGGACAAGATGTTATCACACATCTCCTTAGATTTCAAATCAGAAGGTCTCAAACAAGAAGAGACGCTGAATGGTTTGCGCAAAGCAACTCGGTCAAGCATTGCAAACTATCTCTACCTCCATATTGCTCAGAACGTTTACCTCTTCCAAGGAGTTTCTCATAACTTCCTCTTTCAGTtggtacaaaaaaaatttcatttgtcaactttttcttgttcatttcttTTCTCTAATGTGTCATGTTATATTGTTCCAAAAAAGGTTTCAGATATCGATGCTGAGTACTTCCCACCCAGAGAAGATGTAATTGTACAGAACGAATCTCATACTGATCTTTACATTCTTGTCTCAGGGGCAGTG GAATTTAGTGCTTACATTGACGGTGAAAATCAG ATACAAGGGAAAGCAGTTGTTGGAGATGCATTTGGAGAGATTGGTGTTTTATGCTATACACCACAACCTTTCACTGTTAGGACAACAGAACTATGTCAAATACTACGTGTACACAAAAAATCTCTCATTAGTGCTATGAGAGCTCATATTGAAGATGGACGTACCATAAAGAACAACCTCTTTATG AAACTTAGAGGGCAACAGTCAATAGCAATTGATGCTGCAAAAAACCAACCATACTTCCTCCTCCATAAGTGGCTTGGTGGTGGTCTAAAGAGAGGTGAAGGAAATGCAAGTGATCAAGGAAAAGGACACAAATATTTACAACTGGATGACTCAGAAAACATTGATTTGGAATTAACCAAATGGATGGATTCAAGAAAAGATGGTTCTAGTGAAACGAGAAGAGGTCAAGAACATAAGATAAAGATAGCGGAAGAGGAAAAACCAAACAAATATATTGATGAGAAAAGTTTCTCTAATGCAGATGTTGCCTCATTTAAATTAACATATCCACATTGCAGATTCAAACCTAGTAAACAAGAACCCGCAAAGCCGGAAGAAAAGAAAGTTACCATCCACTTGAAGTCACAAGGAAAATATTTGCCAAAGCTGATATTCTTACCTGATTCCAAAGTAGAGCTTCTAAGACTTGCAG GTGAGAAATTTGGAAAACAAAGCTTCACAGTGGTCACCAATGCGGAAAACGTTGAAATAGATGATGTAGATGTCATTAGAGATGGTGaacatttgtttttttactaTCAATGA
- the LOC106359646 gene encoding potassium channel KAT2-like isoform X3, giving the protein MLNFFLTKLYLPFLHFTLRCAFSFNTIYITFAEEEAPQTLSISCTRNFLERFCVEEYNMDSMKHNSFLSADLLPSLGASTNQSTKLRKHIVSPFDPRFRAWEMWLVILVIYSAWICPFEFAFITYKKHALFIVDNIVNGFFAIDIILTFFVANVDSHSYILVDNPKKIAMRYLSTWFVFDVCSTAPFKSLSLLFNYKGSQIGFTVLSMLRLWRLRRVSLLFARLEKDIRFNYFWTRCTKLILVTLFAVHYAGCFNYLIADLYPNRRKTWIGAVYPNFKEASLWSRYVTSIYWSVTTLTTTGYGDLHAENPREMFFSVLYVLFNLGFTSYLIGNMTNLVVHWSSHTKTFRDTLRSVSEFASRNQLPPNIQDKMLSHISLDFKSEGLKQEETLNGLRKATRSSIANYLYLHIAQNVYLFQGVSHNFLFQLVSDIDAEYFPPREDVIVQNESHTDLYILVSGAVEFSAYIDGENQIQGKAVVGDAFGEIGVLCYTPQPFTVRTTELCQILRVHKKSLISAMRAHIEDGRTIKNNLFMKLRGQQSIAIDAAKNQPYFLLHKWLGGGLKRGEGNASDQGKGHKYLQLDDSENIDLELTKWMDSRKDGSSETRRGQEHKIKIAEEEKPNKYIDEKSFSNADVASFKLTYPHCRFKPSKQEPAKPEEKKVTIHLKSQGKYLPKLIFLPDSKVELLRLAGEKFGKQSFTVVTNAENVEIDDVDVIRDGEHLFFYYQ; this is encoded by the exons atgctgaatttttttttaacaaaattgtaTCTTCCATTTTTACACTTCACTCTAAGGTGCGCTTTCAGTTTCAACACGATATATATAACCTTTGCTGAAGAGGAAGCACCTCAAACATTGTCAATCTCTTGCACTAGAAACTTCTTGGAAAGATTCTGCGTCGAAGAATACAATATGGACTCGATGAAACACAACAGTTTCCTCTCTGCTGATCTGTTGCCATCTCTTGGAGCAAGCACAAACCAATCAACCAAGCTTCGTAAACACATAGTTTCTCCTTTCGATCCACGTTTCAG GGCATGGGAGATGTGGCTAGTCATTCTTGTGATCTATTCAGCTTGGATTTGTCCTTTTGAGTTCGCCTTCATCACCTACAAGAAACATGCGCTTTTCATTGTAGATAACATTGTCAATGGTTTCTTTGCCATTGATATCATTCTTACCTTCTTCGTCGCTAATGTAGACAGCCACTCTTATATTCTAGTCGATAATCCTAAAAAAATAGCTATGAg GTACCTTTCTACTTGGTTTGTCTTTGATGTCTGCTCCACAGCTCCGTTTAAGTCATTGAGTCTTCTGTTCAACTACAAGGGAAGCCAAATAGGATTCACAGTTCTTAGCATGCTCAGGCTATGGCGTCTCAGACGAGTTAGCTTACTGTTTGCAAG ACTCGAGAAAGATATCCGCTTCAACTACTTCTGGACACGATGCACAAAACTCATTTTG GTCACTTTGTTTGCAGTACATTATGCTGGATGCTTCAACTACCTCATTGCAGATCTATATCCTAATCGAAGAAAAACATGGATTGGAGCTGTGTACCCAAATTTCAAGGAAGCAAGCTTATGGAGTAGATATGTGACTTCTATTTACTGGTCAGTTACTACATTAACAACAACAGGATATGGCGACTTACATGCTGAGAATCCAAGAGAGATGTTTTTCAGTGTCTTGTACGTGCTCTTCAACCTCGGTTTCACATCTTACCTGATTGGAAATATGACCAACCTTGTGGTTCACTGGTCTAGCCACACCAAAACCTTT AGAGATACTCTTAGATCTGTTTCAGAGTTTGCATCAAGAAACCAACTCCCACCAAACATACAGGACAAGATGTTATCACACATCTCCTTAGATTTCAAATCAGAAGGTCTCAAACAAGAAGAGACGCTGAATGGTTTGCGCAAAGCAACTCGGTCAAGCATTGCAAACTATCTCTACCTCCATATTGCTCAGAACGTTTACCTCTTCCAAGGAGTTTCTCATAACTTCCTCTTTCAGTtg GTTTCAGATATCGATGCTGAGTACTTCCCACCCAGAGAAGATGTAATTGTACAGAACGAATCTCATACTGATCTTTACATTCTTGTCTCAGGGGCAGTG GAATTTAGTGCTTACATTGACGGTGAAAATCAG ATACAAGGGAAAGCAGTTGTTGGAGATGCATTTGGAGAGATTGGTGTTTTATGCTATACACCACAACCTTTCACTGTTAGGACAACAGAACTATGTCAAATACTACGTGTACACAAAAAATCTCTCATTAGTGCTATGAGAGCTCATATTGAAGATGGACGTACCATAAAGAACAACCTCTTTATG AAACTTAGAGGGCAACAGTCAATAGCAATTGATGCTGCAAAAAACCAACCATACTTCCTCCTCCATAAGTGGCTTGGTGGTGGTCTAAAGAGAGGTGAAGGAAATGCAAGTGATCAAGGAAAAGGACACAAATATTTACAACTGGATGACTCAGAAAACATTGATTTGGAATTAACCAAATGGATGGATTCAAGAAAAGATGGTTCTAGTGAAACGAGAAGAGGTCAAGAACATAAGATAAAGATAGCGGAAGAGGAAAAACCAAACAAATATATTGATGAGAAAAGTTTCTCTAATGCAGATGTTGCCTCATTTAAATTAACATATCCACATTGCAGATTCAAACCTAGTAAACAAGAACCCGCAAAGCCGGAAGAAAAGAAAGTTACCATCCACTTGAAGTCACAAGGAAAATATTTGCCAAAGCTGATATTCTTACCTGATTCCAAAGTAGAGCTTCTAAGACTTGCAG GTGAGAAATTTGGAAAACAAAGCTTCACAGTGGTCACCAATGCGGAAAACGTTGAAATAGATGATGTAGATGTCATTAGAGATGGTGaacatttgtttttttactaTCAATGA